Below is a genomic region from Candidatus Hydrothermales bacterium.
GATGATGAGGCAATTCAAAAGCTGGTTGAGGAGGGTAAAGCAGAGTGCTATAGAGCAAAAGAATTTAAAGAAAACTTTATAGATGATCTTAACCACGATCTCAGGATCCTAAAAAATATTAAGTCGATGTGGGAAAATATAAAAAGAGATCCTAAATTAGAGACTTTTATTAAGAAACTTGAGACCGATCCTATTTTAAGTAAAGACTCAAAGCTAATCATATTCACTGAGTCCAAGGAGACGGCAGAATACCTAACTGAGGCCATAAACTCAAAGTTTGGTGAAATAGCTCTGATGTTTCATGGAAACTCGCCTGAAATAGTTAGGGATAAGGTTATAGAAAATTTTGATGCAAGAGCAAAGGTTAAAAAGGATGATTGTAGAATTTTAGTTTCTACCGAGGNNNNNNNNNNNNNNNNNNNNNNNNNNNNNNNNNNNNNNNNNNNNNNNNNNNNNNNNNNNNNNNNNNNNNNNNNNNNNNNNNNNNNNNNAGGAAGAGTAAACCGTATAGATACACCTTTTGATAAAATTTATATTTTTAACTTTTTCCCGACTAAACAGGCAGACACTGAAATTGAACTTACAAATATTGCTCGTTCAAAGATAGAGGCATTTTTAACTCTTCTTGGAGGTGATTCAGCTATTCTTACAGAGTGAGAGCCTGTTGCTTCTCATGAGTTATTTGATAAGCTTATATCAAAAAAGACCATAACTGAAGAGAACGAAGTTGAAGAAAGTGAACTTAAATACCTGAGAGTTATTGAAGAGATTAGGGATAAAGATCCTGAACTTTTTGAAAGGATAAAGCAACTTCCTAAAAAAGCTCGTTCCGCAAAGAAATTTAATGAAAGTTTAAAGGGAATTTCAGAGCCTAACTCTCTTATAACGTTTTTTGGAAAAGGTAAACTTATGAAATTCTTTATATCAGGGAAAAAGGGGACATTTGAACTTGATTTTCTGACAGCAGCAAAAATTCTTGAAAGCTCAGTTAATGAAAAGGTTGAAACACTTCCTCTTCATGAGTATTGTGACCTTCTCTATAAGAATAAAATTGCCTTTTTAAACGCCACGACTAAGAAAAAAGTTGAGAGTAGTGAAAGGAGAGGTTCTAATAGTGAAAAAGAGTTATTAAAGATTCTTAAGGCTGTACAAAAAAATAGTAAGCAGTTAACTGAGGATCAGGAGGAATATATAAAGAGAGTTATTATGAGGCTTGAGGAGGGTGCTTTACCTAAAAAGACAATCAAAAGAGTATTAAAGGCACTTCAAAAATTTAATATTAACGAAATACAAAATCCTCTGAATGTGATAAGTGTCCTACAGAAAGAAATATCATCTGAATTTCTTAAGGGCTATTATGCGGAAGTTACCGGAGTGACAGAGAGTAAAAGAGAGGTAATTTTATCGCTCTATTTAAGTTAGCAAGATAATGAGGATGTTCGGGGAGGTAAAAAATAAGCTGATAGGGTTAATTTCCCGTTTAAAGAAAATATGGTATCAAAGAAATTTGTAAAAAGTTTTTATTAAGGATTTATGGAGAATTGGAGAGTGAGTAGAAGGCGCAGTGGGTTAATAGATAAAATAGCCATAGAGAATTATGGTATGGTCACAGAATTGTTGAAAAAATGAGAGAAAAGAGAATTTTCAGGCTTTACAAAAGACAAAACGGAGAAGTTGAGAGAGCTTTAAAAATGTTAAATTTTGGATCTAAATTATCTATTCAAAATATATCCCTTGAAAAATTACGTTTAAAAAAATTAAAATTAACGGGGCAAAAGGAGGAATGAACAGGGAGCAAGCAAAAAGACTAATAATTGAAACCTTTGAGGATGCTTTGATAAGAATAAGTTTTGCTATTTTCTCAGAAATTTGGTTAAATCCCATGAAGAAGAAACTCTCGTAATTTACGGAAGCTTTCTTCCTGATGCTTTTAGTTCTCACATAGATTCACTGGAAAGAATTGGTATATACTCCCGTGATGATAAAGAAATAGATTTACTTATAGTTCAGCTAAAAAAGGAGACTTCTCTTGAAAGAGCAAGAACTATGCAGAGGAACTTTGTGGCCTGGTATCTAAAAAATAGTAGTGATTTAAGGTTAAAGGATGCTGCGCTTGTAGCCTTTGTATCACCTAATAAAGAAGATTGGCGCTTCTCTCTTGTAAGGATGGATTATCGTTTTGTAGAGACAAAAGATGGCAAGGTATAGGTCAAGGAGGAGTTCACGCCTGCGAAAAGATACTCATTTTAGTTGGGAAAAATGAAAAAAGTCATACTGCTCAAAGTAGACTTTTACCTATTCTTGAAAGTGACAGAAAGCCAACTCTTGAAGAGTTAGAGGAAGCCTTCAGTGTTGAGGCTGTTACTAGAGAATTTTTTGAAGCTTATAAATATGCTATAAACGAGGTGATAATAAAATCACTTGACAAGAGGGTTGATTATAATAAGCGTCACTCTTTTGCTCCACTTCTTTTATCAAGGATCCTATTTATTTACTTCTTGCAACGCAAAAAATGGTTGAAATGGAAAAACTATGAGCAAGATGTAACTACTTAAGAAATCTATATCTAAAATACAAAGAGTATGTGAAGAAAAACAGGCACAAGGAAAATACGTTTTATTCTTCCTGGCTCTCCAGTCTCTTCTTTGGAGCGTTTAATAGAAAATCTCATCTTATTTCAAAGGATTTACCTGAGGATATACAGGAGTCTTTCAGGATTATGCCTTATTTAAATGGTGGTCTTTTTACCAAAACAGAACTGGATGAACTTGGTTTAGATGTTCCCGATGAGGTTTTTGAGTGGCTATTTGAGCCTGATGCTACCGGAAAGGATAAAGGAAAGGGATTTTTGAAAATATTCAACTTTACCGTTAATGAGTCTTTACCTATAGACGTTGAAGTTGCTGTTGACACTGAGATGCTTGGTAAGGTCTACGAATCCTTAATTGCTGAAGAGGAGAGAGGTGCTACTGGTATTTTCTATACATACCCAAGAACTGAAATTGATTTTATGGGTAGAATGTCTCTTGTTGAATATCTTGCTAGCGAAACAGGGATTGATAAGGAAAAGATTATAAATTTTGTTTTTGATTCACGCAATAAAATTGAAAATTTTTCAAAGGAGGATTTGGCCAAGATAAGATCTAAACTGGACAGAGTAAAGATTGTTGACCCTGCTGTTGGTTCTGCTTCTTTTTTGGTAGGTATGATGAATATTCTCGTGGAACTCCGCACCCTATTGACTAAGAAAATTGAAGGTAGGGATGAGAATATATTTGCTTTAAAAGAGAGAATTATTCAGGAAAACCTTTATGGTGTGGATGTAAAGGACTGGGCTGTAATGGTAGGGGAGTTAAGGTTTTGGTTGTCTTTGATAATTGAGACTGAAGAAAAATATATGGATATTTATACAAAGCCACTTTTGTCTAATTTATCATTTAAAATTCGGCAAGGTGATTCACTGGTTGAGAAAATTGTTGGAATACAAGTAAGTTTAAGGGGTGAATTTTGGAGGTATTTACCGAAGAGTATAGAGTATAAAATAAGAGAGCTAATTGATCGTAAAAATGCTTTCTTTTCCGGAGAAAGAAGTGCAGACTTAAGGGAAATTAAAGAGATTGAAAAATTGGAACACGAAATCTTTACGGAGATAATATCTTCGAAAATGAAAGAGTTATTAAACCAGTATAGTCGTTTGGATAATGAAAAAAAGCAGTTAAAGGAGCAGAAGGACTTATTCGGTAAAGAGGATACAAAATTTAAGGAAAAGATAAAAGAAATAGAGTTAAAAATGAAGGAATTATTGGAGGAAAAGGAAAAATATGAAATTACACTGCAAAATCTTAAAAAGAAAACTCAGAAAGATTATTTTCTCTGGGAGGTGGATTTTGCAGAGGTCTTTGCAGAAAAGGGTGGTTTTGACATAGTAATAGGAAATCCACCCTATGTAAGGCAGGAGTTAATTGCCCCGCCTCTTGAAGATAAAAATAAATACAGTGATGAAGAATGGAAAAAAATAAAGGCCCAATATAAAGAAAAACTTATTTCATCAGTTAAAAACATATGGAGGGATGTTAAAAAGATAGATAAAAAGAGTGATCTTTATGTGTATTTTTACTATCATGGGCTTTCGCTTTTGAGGGATGGAGGGCTCTTTTGTTTTATAAATTCTAATGCTTGGCTTGATGTTGGTTATGGTGCAGGGCTTCAGGAATTTTTGTTAAAAAATATGAGGCCGATTTACG
It encodes:
- a CDS encoding DNA methyltransferase, whose protein sequence is MPYLNGGLFTKTELDELGLDVPDEVFEWLFEPDATGKDKGKGFLKIFNFTVNESLPIDVEVAVDTEMLGKVYESLIAEEERGATGIFYTYPRTEIDFMGRMSLVEYLASETGIDKEKIINFVFDSRNKIENFSKEDLAKIRSKLDRVKIVDPAVGSASFLVGMMNILVELRTLLTKKIEGRDENIFALKERIIQENLYGVDVKDWAVMVGELRFWLSLIIETEEKYMDIYTKPLLSNLSFKIRQGDSLVEKIVGIQVSLRGEFWRYLPKSIEYKIRELIDRKNAFFSGERSADLREIKEIEKLEHEIFTEIISSKMKELLNQYSRLDNEKKQLKEQKDLFGKEDTKFKEKIKEIELKMKELLEEKEKYEITLQNLKKKTQKDYFLWEVDFAEVFAEKGGFDIVIGNPPYVRQELIAPPLEDKNKYSDEEWKKIKAQYKEKLISSVKNIWRDVKKIDKKSDLYVYFYYHGLSLLRDGGLFCFINSNAWLDVGYGAGLQEFLLKNMRPIYVIDNLKRRTFKESDVNTVIVVIQKLQEKLQDYTIKFVAFKKLFEDVINAEVIKRIERARQLILDDEDFKIFPVTKKELLIEGVEINKE
- a CDS encoding helicase-related protein, which produces MKVVFMPFCKSIERFIVSYEKFIETYKKGYVYVSKKYINRIFELRDQGDDEAIQKLVEEGKAECYRAKEFKENFIDDLNHDLRILKNIKSMWENIKRDPKLETFIKKLETDPILSKDSKLIIFTESKETAEYLTEAINSKFGEIALMFHGNSPEIVRDKVIENFDARAKVKKDDCRILVSTE